The Rhododendron vialii isolate Sample 1 chromosome 5a, ASM3025357v1 genome contains a region encoding:
- the LOC131327452 gene encoding uncharacterized protein LOC131327452: protein MTVKMKEKVAGARVRGSGGHWRFRCWSRWWQMGAVLGGGIMVAAAVAIGAHGGFWVSNREAAVMDRQQGGSDVTEQGGSSAMWRQRGWFLRRQLSRHGSMAAAFQLRTAATTDRLAWEGLLCRFGAAIGAGSQGSDSGDGASSLFGGCFGCLWQIGWVFSGWFTAQAMGRGNLWSISWGLWTKFQLRVLLPLLKSLFLPPLRWHLTETIVTCFTSFVTSILSIFWWNFSLTQRFESKFQLLLIE, encoded by the exons ATGACcgtgaaaatgaaagagaaa GTTGCAGGAGCAAGGGTTCGTGGATCTGGCGGTCATTGGCGGTTCAGGTGTTGGAGTCGTTGGTGGCAGATGGGGGCTGTGTTGGGCGGCGGCATCATGGTGGCAGCGGCGGTGGCGATTGGGGCACATGGTGGCTTTTGGGTCAGCAACAGGGAGGCGGCAGTGATGGATCGGCAACAAGGGGGCAGCGATGTAACGGAGCAAGGCGGCAGCAGTGCAATGTGGAGGCAACGAGGGTGGTTTCTCAGGCGGCAGCTCTCTCGTCATGGCAGCATGGCGGCAGCATTTCAGCTGCGCACAGCAGCGACAACAGATCGACTGGCATGGGAGGGGCTTCTTTGCCGCTTTGGGGCAGCAATAGGGGCTGGTTCTCAGGGTTCCGATAGCGGTGATGGAGCgtcttcattgtttggcggctGTTTTGGGTGCCTTTGGCAGATTGGGTGGGTTTTTTCTGGCTGGTTTACGGCTCAGGCAATGGGGAGAG GAAACCTCTGGAGCATTTCTTGGGGGCTGTGGACGAAGTTTCAGCTAAGGGTATTGCTTCCATTGCTCAAAAGCTTATTTCTTCCCCCCTTACGATGGCATCTCACGGAGACGATAGTTACCTGTTTCACAAGTTTTGTGACTAGTATCCTCAGTATTTTTTGGTGGAACTTTTCCCTAACTCAACGTTTTGAATCTAAATTTCAGCTACTCTTAATTGAATAA